The proteins below are encoded in one region of Penicillium psychrofluorescens genome assembly, chromosome: 4:
- a CDS encoding uncharacterized protein (ID:PFLUO_005898-T1.cds;~source:funannotate), translated as MKFFIDDLPVLFPYPRIYPEQYAYMCDLKKTLDAGGHCVLEMPSGTGKTVSLLSLIVAYQQHYPEHRKLIYCSRTMSEIEKALAELKALMKHREKELGYTEEFRALGLTSRKNLCLHPSVKREKSGTVVDARCRSLTAGFVKEKKERGEDVELCVYHENLDLLEPHNLIPPGVFTLDGLIRYGEEHKQCPYFSARRMMPWCNIIIYSYHYLLDPKIAERVSRELSKDCIVVFDEAHNIDNVCIESLSIDLSEDALRKATRGATNLERKIEEMKSTDAEKLQNEYSKLVEGLQQAEQAREEDQFISNPVLPDDLLKEAVPGNIRRAEHFVAFLKRFIEYLKTRMKVTHTISETPPSFLTHLKDLTYIERKPLRFCAERLTSLVRTLELVNIEDYQPLQEVATFATLVATYDKGFVLILEPYESEAATVPNPILHFTCLDAAIAIKPVFDRFSSVIITSGTLSPLEMYPKMLGFTAVLQESYSMTLARRSFLPMIVTRGSDQAQVSSSFGIRNDPGVVRNYGTLVTEFARITPDGVVVFFPSYLYMESIISMWQGMGILDQIWNYKLILVETPDAQESSLALETYRTACCNGRGAILLCVARGKVSEGIDFDHHYGRAVLCIGVPFQYTESRILKARLEFLRENYHIRENDFLSFDAIRHASQCLGRVLRGKDDYGVMVLADRRFERKRPQLPKWINQAMLDSETNLSTDMAVANAKNFLRTMAQPFKAKDQEGISTWNLADIERHEAKRKSEEERMMREDLANGHAMDGLVTTTQRIIEDDEFDDDIEADMMMLDAP; from the exons ATGAAGTTCTTCATTGA CGACCTCCCCGTGCTCTTCCCGTATCCTCGCATCTATCCCGAGCAGTATGCCTACATGTGCGATCTCAAGAAGACCCTCGATGCAGGGGGTCACTGTGTGCTGGAGATGCCTTCGGGCACAGGGAAGACCGTCTCCCTGCTGTCGCTGATTGTCGCCTACCAACAACACTACCCGGAACACCGCAAGCTCATCTACTGCTCCCGAACCATGTCCGAGATCGAAAAGGCCCTGGCGGAGTTGAAGGCGCTGATGAAGCATCGGGAAAAGGAGCTAGGATATACAGAGGAGTTTCGCGCGCTGGGGCTGACGAGTCGCAAAAACTTGTGTCTCCACCCGTCtgtgaagagagagaagagcggCACCGTGGTTGATGCGAGGTGTCGCAGCTTGACAGCCGGCTTtgtcaaggagaagaaggagcgcgGAGAAGACGTTGAGCTATGTGTGTACCACGAG AATCTTGACTTGCTCGAGCCGCATAACCTGATTCCTCCTGGTGTATTCACCCTCGATGGACTGATCCGATACGGAGAAGAACACAAACAATGTCCCTATTTCTCTGCTCGGCGCATG ATGCCCTGGTGCAATATTATCATCTACTCATACCACTACCTCCTCGACCCCAAAATCGCCGAACGAGTATCTCGAGAGCTCTCCAAGGATTGCATAGTGGTCTTTGACGAAGCGCACAATATTGACAATGTCTGCATTGAATCACTCAGCATTGATCTCAGCGAGGACGCTCTTCGCAAAGCTACCAGAGGCGCAACCAATCTGGAACGCAAGATCGAGGAAATGAAGAGCACAGACGCAgagaagctgcagaacgAATATTCAAAGCTTGTGGAGGGCCTGCAGCAGGCAGAACAAGCGCGAGAGGAAGATCAATTCATCTCGAACCCGGTATTGCCGGATGACTTGTTAAAGGAAGCGGTGCCAGGAAACATTCGCCGAGCTGAACACTTCGTTGCCTTTTTAAAACGATTTATCGAGTACCTGAAGACTCGAATGAAAGTGACTCACACCATATCTGAGACGCCGCCGTCCTTCCTCACGCATCTGAAAGACTTGACCTACATCGAGCGAAAACCCTTAAGGTTCTGTGCTGAGCGCCTTACCTCACTAGTCCGCACTCTGGAGCTTGTCAACATTGAAGACTACCAGCCCCTGCAAGAGGTAGCGACGTTTGCGACTCTTGTCGCAACCTACGACAAGGGATTCGTTCTGATCTTGGAGCCATACGAGTCGGAAGCAGCCACCGTTCCCAACCCGATTTTACACTTTACATGCTTGGATGCTGCTATCGCCATTAAGCCAGTGTTCGATCGTTTCAGCTCGGTTATCATCACTTCCGGAACCTTGTCACCTCTCGAAATGTATCCCAAAATGCTAGGGTTCACTGCCGTCTTGCAAGAATCCTACAGTATGACGCTGGCACGGCGCTctttcttgcccatgatTGTCACTCGCGGCTCAGACCAAGCTCAAGTCTCATCGTCCTTTGGAATTCGCAATGATCCCGGTGTTGTGCGCAATTACGGGACCCTCGTCACAGAATTCGCACGCATCACACCAGATGGCGTCGTGGTTTTCTTCCCGTCTTATCTCTACATGGAATCGATCATCAGCATGTGGCAAGGAATGGGCATCTTGGATCAAATCTGGAACTACAAATTGATTCTCGTCGAAACCCCTGACGCGCAGGAGTCATCGCTCGCCTTGGAGACGTACCGTACAGCTTGCTGTAACGGCCGCGGGGCGATCCTACTTTGTGTCGCACGAGGAAAGGTGTCTGAGGGTATTGATTTTGACCATCACTACGGCCGCGCAGTGCTGTGCATCGGTGTCCCCTTTCAGTATACGGAGTCCCGTATCTTGAAAGCACGCCTCGAGTTCCTACGCGAGAACTATCATATTCGGGAAAATGACTTCCTATCCTTCGACGCAATTCGGCATGCCTCCCAGTGTCTGGGTCGCGTGCTACGTGGCAAGGACGACTACGGAGTCATGGTGTTGGCAGATCGTCGATTCGAGCGCAAGCGTCCCCAGCTCCCCAAATGGATCAACCAAGCGATGCTGGATAGCGAAACAAACCTCAGCACAGATATGGCCGTGGCCAATGCCAAGAACTTCCTTCGCACCATGGCGCAGCCTTTCAAGGCTAAGGACCAGGAAGGCATTTCCACATGGAACTTAGCTGATATCGAGCGCCACGAGGCGAAGCGAAAGTCAGAGGAGGAGCGCATGATGAGAGAAGATCTCGCGAATGGACACGCCATGGACGGGCTGGTCACCACCACACAGAGGATTATCGAGGACGACGAGTTCGATGATGACATCGAAGCCGACATGATGATGCTGGATGCTCCGTGA
- a CDS encoding uncharacterized protein (ID:PFLUO_005897-T1.cds;~source:funannotate): MSKKFKSQASSSRAAASAFGGFGGFSSQGREPSALTYIAEPPDLSRIEEQQLVIAFKNLQKKDEITRTKALEELKDYIFAMEDRKGTLDDGLLDAWVRIYPRVSIDLSRRVRQLAHLLQGSIASLVGKRIVPYLPKVVGAWLAGLYDNDRPVHRSALESFSKVFSTVEKRNNVWNIYQSSILDFVDDVILHQTSLTLSDERTVNHDDAEAKYARVVGAAVLLFNRILGNSADVALQKDMVTIENLLGSKSLWALCHNDDPYVRRSIYILLRSAVSREPAWLDWNVLSTAVIGKSLSIPQMGSASELSESLLLLTSSRPQVWTEDYTGKSSSSKRLRQYIQKGSQGGPGLFWSNLDQLLRIVPSQVLVGVEKTSANVEIHVSSAVVLMEAFQEGLCSREEPRQNLALGWKSYIHAGTWLASLLPQDQRSEFIQKRMSPLVENYMRAESSIAQWLLPPQAAEDICVTYLASAASQRQDQEIHSLWTKLSDDLLEAVKLSSPEQSKDFRTSQDSICNQSKRLFSLEAALISRVPDKDEEFVLEVFDRTGSSLLHECLQVLRSRNRKPYGAAAVVEECVRHMPQIAQRSQELLSFVQTDAPGLLHSPSADRLIATILLCRKWDGFASSFENIVERTMELEPEQSNASVLQSLLSTLDFNEVGDRDKLTSLVMRALDNACRGSQSHWPIVTAVLQNQSSLGDLLDRIFLSIIDSLSSEDRVFDALHGLSQIGKTVPSAVKAFQSGPHGSKLAGKLLYLTESPSEEVASLAETLMRTFKESAIGGTSAKSNIEILHHEFSYVSEESLSIHSLIAIAEEVAQSLKPEMSTSIKDILPPRSSWEGALSPFLPVPPRPSTAITSPLGGTVQLIQRELSDSFRALWLSIPRDSARCSAAFRLATFTIKALSSFDIIKQLDKEALETLFYFLPLTIQLMDDDLSIENCNGITGLELAGQREEYMDTVLDGRKVIATWIHAQEPMNSLQDMSISSLFTFFWESRLEALDGTTPIDYRVGEAFVKIMNSVDSVQASKSSDEVAKICREARTTNAIRSTARFAVWRSSILSNPVGNRICNELVADSTGLKPQEEHSDGLRKLVLLNTLFAGEENVASTIPTQRLVFLTKHLLQCLQSDIKSLGLRAEITKTLAFVIPCLGEIYGSHWEESMEILSATWRQTSGGEEALPLLVASFGLFLRLKSIAESDSNDDVQDAWSERKAGLFNDLASTIDKFDSTTTFHQPRDVAVDRLLRLINTIPIDKLEDVSEIFQLLTAHSRAVQRTAYTILHRYIPQTQEQVSFDVALSKTAVSLPDELLSLLLEPPTMQAVSLSYGDDKMWTSMRSYLLSWKVVFDHFTNASLPVQEHYASNIKENEILIPLLEFTFAFLQKSHGRIVDASKLDVRSFEPDESESAEKETQWLLVHLYYLCLRHLANMTKNWWIDTKKRIKGPVEVWTEKYISPLVVMDALQSVTEWVSTQDQDEERALSVKISPRTAEIIASVTVDEESPDVAISISLPPAYPLQPAVVVGRSRVLVDEKKWKSWLLTIQGVIMFANGNLVDGLLAFRRNVQGALKGQSECAICYSVISTDMQTPNKRCATCKNTFHSVCLFRWFKSSNQSTCPLCRNSFVYV; the protein is encoded by the exons ATGAGCAAAAAGTTCAAATCCCAGGCCTCCAGCAGTCGCGCTGCTGCCAGCGCCTTTGGTGGATTTGGTGGCTTCTCCAGCCAAGGCCGTGAACCGTCGGCTCTCACATACATCGCGGAGCCACCAGATCTCTCGCGCATTGAGGAACAGCAACTGGTGATCGCATTCAAGAACCtgcagaagaaagatgagATCACACGAACGAAAGCTctggaggagctcaaggaCTACATTTTCGCCATGGAGGACCGAAAAGGAACTCTCGATGACGGGCTATTAGACGCATGG GTGAGAATATACCCGCGAGTTTCGATTGATCTCTCTCGCAGAGTTAGGCAGTTGGCCCATCTCCTACAGGGCTCAATTGCTTCCCTCGTGGGCAAACGCATCGTGCCTTACCTCCCCAAGGTGGTGGGCGCATGGCTTGCCGGACTCTACGACAATGACCGACCGGTCCATCGATCTGCCCTAGAGTCGTTCAGCAAAGTCTTCTCTAcagtggagaagaggaacaaTGTATGGAATATCTACCAAAGTTCGATCCTGGACTTTGTGGACGATGTCATCCTTCACCAGACTTCCTTGACCTTGAGCGACGAGAGAACTGTCAATCATGATGATGCTGAAGCAAAATATGCACGCGTGGTGGGAGCTGCAGTTCTGCTCTTCAACAGAATTCTAG GGAATTCAGCAGACGTGGCCCTGCAGAAAGATATGGTCACGATTGAGAATCTCCTGGGGAGCAAATCGCTGTGGGCTTTGTGCCATAACGACGATCCATATGTTCGTCGATCAATATATATCCTCCTGCGATCTGCGGTCTCCCGAGAACCAGCATGGCTTGACTGGAACGTCCTCAGCACGGCCGTGATCGGGAAATCGTTATCTATCCCGCAGATGGGTTCTGCTTCCGAATTGTCCGAGTCTCTTCTGCTACTGACCTCATCACGCCCCCAAGTCTGGACTGAGGATTATACTGGAaagtcatcctcctcgaAAAGGCTACGCCAGTACATTCAAAAGGGGTCTCAAGGCGGCCCCGGGCTCTTTTGGTCCAACCTTGATCAATTATTGAGAATTGTGCCATCTCAAGTTCTTGTAGGAGTTGAGAAGACATCTGCCAATGTCGAAATCCATGTCTCAAGTGCCGTTGTCCTGATGGAAGCTTTTCAAGAAGGCCTCTGTTCTAGAGAAGAACCGCGCCAAAATCTTGCTCTTGGGTGGAAATCCTACATCCACGCCGGGACGTGGCTGGCGAGTCTACTGCCCCAGGATCAAAGATCTGAATTTATCCAGAAGAGGATGTCTCCTCTGGTGGAGAATTATATGCGGGCTGAATCTAGCATTGCTCAATGGTTGCTTCCGCCACAAGCAGCGGAGGATATTTGCGTCACGTATCTCGCCAGTGCAGCTTCACAAAGGCAGGATCAAGAGATCCACTCATTGTGGACAAAATTGTCAGACGATTTGCTGGAAGCAGTGAAGCTGTCGTCCCCTGAGCAGTCAAAAGATTTTCGGACATCACAGGATTCGATTTGCAATCAATCAAAGCGCCTGTTTTCCTTAGAAGCTGCGCTGATCTCTCGGGTTCCagacaaggatgaagaaTTTGTTTTGGAAGTCTTCGACAGAACTGGCTCGTCTCTACTTCATGAATGCCTGCAAGTCCTTCGATCCCGCAACAGGAAGCCGTATGGAGCCGcggctgtggtggaggaatgCGTGCGGCATATGCCCCAGATTGCACAACGCTCACAGGAGCTTCTGAGCTTCGTCCAAACAGATGCGCCGGGGCTTCTGCACTCGCCATCTGCGGACCGCTTGATTGCAACGATCCTGCTATGTCGGAAATGGGATGGATTTGCGTCCAGCTTTGAGAACATTGTTGAGCGGACCATGGAGCTGGAGCCTGAGCAATCGAATGCAAGTGTTCTTCAGAGCCTGCTCTCGACCCTCGATTTCAATGAAGTCGGAGACAGAGACAAGCTCACCTCCCTCGTGATGCGGGCTCTCGATAATGCCTGCAGAGGAAGCCAATCCCATTGGCCAATAGTCACTGCTGTCCTCCAGAACCAATCATCTCTTGGCGACTTGCTGGATCGCATCTTTCTGTCGATAATTGACTCCTTATCTTCGGAGGACAGAGTATTTGATGCGTTGCACGGGCTTTCTCAAATCGGAAAGACTGTACCGTCCGCAGTGAAGGCGTTCCAGAGTGGACCTCATGGATCAAAGTTGGCAGGGAAGCTTCTGTACCTCACAGAGTCCCCTTCAGAGGAAGTGGCTAGTCTTGCAGAAACTTTAATGAGAACCTTCAAGGAATCTGCCATTGGTGGTACCAGCGCCAAGTCCAACATTGAAATCCTTCATCACGAGTTTAGCTATGTCAGTGAGGAGTCATTATC TATCCATTCTCTCATTGCTATCGCAGAAGAAGTGGCACAGAGCTTGAAGCCTGAGATGTCTACCAGTATCAAAGATATCCTTCCGCCTCGCAGTTCATGGGAGGGAGCATTGAGCCCGTTTCTCCCAGTCCCTCCTCGACCCTCGACGGCCATCACAAGCCCGTTGGGAGGCACTGTCCAACTTATCCAACGTGAGCTGTCAGATTCATTCAGGGCATTGTGGCTATCTATTCCCCGAGATTCAGCTCGTTGCTCCGCAGCATTCCGCTTAGCCACCTTCACGATTAAAGCTCTATCTTCGTTTGATATTATCAAACAATTGGACAAGGAAGCCCTCGAGACATTGTTCTATTTTCTTCCGTTGACCATCCAGCTCATGGACGACGATCTGAGCATCGAAAACTGCAACGGCATTACAGGTCTCGAGCTAGCTGGCCAACGAGAAGAGTATATGGACACTGTTCTTGATGGCCGAAAGGTGATCGCTACCTGGATCCATGCTCAAGAGCCAATGAACTCTTTACAAGATATGTCTATCTCCTCTTTGTTTACATTTTTTTGGGAGTCCAGATTGGAAGCACTCGATGGCACCACTCCCATAGATTACAGAGTTGGAGAGGCCTTTGTGAAGATTATGAACAGTGTCGATTCAGTGCAGGCTTCCAAATCATCAGACGAGGTTGCCAAAATCTGCAGGGAGGCCCGGACAACCAATGCCATCCGCTCAACAGCTAGATTTGCCGTCTGGCGGAGTTCTATTCTGTCTAATCCCGTTGGGAATCGGATATGCAACGAATTGGTTGCCGATTCAACTGGACTCAAGCCTCAGGAGGAGCACTCAGATG GCCTGCGAAAACTGGTCCTTCTCAATACTTTGTTTGCAGGGGAAGAAAATGTCGCCTCGACCATTCCAACCCAGAGATTGGTTTTCCTTACCAAGCATCTCCTGCAATGCCTCCAGTCTGATATAAAATCTCTCGGACTGCGAGCCGAAATCACCAAGACACTGGCATTTGTTATCCCTTGTCTCGGCGAGATTTACGGATCACATTGGGAGGAGAGCATGGAGATTCTCAGTGCCACCTGGAGACAGACCAGCGGTGGCGAAGAAGCATTGCCGTTGCTGGTGGCGTCGTTCGGACTCTTCTTGCGTTTGAAGTCTATTGCGGAAAGTGACAGTAATGATGATGTTCAGGATGCTTGGTCCGAACGGAAGGCTGGGCTTTTCAATGATTTGGCTTCTACAATTGACAAGTTTG ACTCAACCACTACGTTTCATCAGCCTCGCGATGTGGCTGTTGATAGACTGCTTCGTTTGATCAACACCATCCCGATTgacaagctggaggatgtCAGTGAGATCTTCCAGCTTCTGACTGCGCACAGTCGAGCAGTCCAGCGAACAGCCTACACGATCCTCCACCGGTACATCCCGCAGACGCAGGAGCAGGTCTCCTTCGATGTAGCTCTGTCAAAGACCGCAGTCAGCCTGCCCGACGAGCTTCTATCGTTGCTTCTTGAGCCTCCGACAATGCAGGCGGTGTCCTTGTCCTATGGTGATGACAAGATGTGGACGAGTATGAGGTCATATCTTCTGAGCTGGAAGGTGGTCTTTGATCACTTTACCAATGCT TCCCTCCCCGTCCAAGAGCATTACGCATCCAACATCAAAGAGAACGAGATCCTGATTCCCTTGCTGGAGTTCACGTTCGCCTTCCTTCAAAAGTCACATGGCAGGATCGTCGATGCTTCCAAGCTCGATGTGCGGTCCTTTGAGCCAGATGAGTCCGAGAGCGCTGAGAAAGAAACGCAGTGGCTTCTGGTGCACCTCTACTACTTGTGTCTGCGGCATTTGGCGAACATGACAAAGAACTGGTGGATTGACACGAAGAAACGGATCAAGGGTCCCGTGGAAGTCTGGACTGAGAAATAC ATCTCCCCTCTTGTCGTCATGGATGCTCTGCAGAGCGTGACCGAATGGGTTTCGACGCAGGACCAGGATGAAGAACGCGCCTTGTCTGTGAAAATTTCACCCAGAACTGCCGAGATCATTGCCAGTGTgaccgtggacgaggagtcTCCGGATGTCGCCATCTCGATCTCGCTGCCTCCCGCGTACCCGCTTCAGCCGGCGGTGGTCGTCGGCCGGAGTCGGGTGCtggtggatgagaagaagtggaagagCTGGCTGCTCACGATCCAAGGCGTGATCATGTTCGCCAATGGCAATCTCGTTGACGGGCTGCTGGCCTTCCGGCGCAACGTGCAGGGGGCGCTGAAGGGCCAGAGCGAGTGTGCGATCTGCTACTCGGTCATCTCGACAGACATGCAGACGCCCAACAAGCGGTGCGCGACGTGCAAAAACACCTTCCACTCGGTGTGTCTGTTCCGGTGGTTCAAGAGCAGCAACCAGAGCACTTGTCCGCTGTGTCGCAACAGTTTTGTGTATGTATAG